The Osmerus eperlanus unplaced genomic scaffold, fOsmEpe2.1 SCAFFOLD_85, whole genome shotgun sequence region aaaaaaatgtgAGTGTTATGACTACTGTGTTGTACTTAAATGATCAGCATTAAAAGTTATAGGACATCATAGATCGAGGAAAAAGTATGACTTGATTCAACTTGAAAGGTACAAAACATACAGGCTAATCAATGCAGAACTGTTTCCATTCAATCTTTTCTGAAGTGGCATGGTTTTttgaaaaaacacaacaaacggAATAAATATAACTTGCAAAATCATTTATTTTAAATGAGaagacaaatatatatatatttttagggCCTACCCTGTCTATCAGCCTTTGGCTTCATCCAGCTGCCCAGGTACTTAGAAACCCCGCCTCCAACAGTCATGAGCGCCGCCCCCAACCTGGCACCAATCGCGAGCTCCCCTGCCACCAAGGCCACGCCTCCCACAGGCGGACACGCCACAGTCGCTACTCCAGCAGCAGCCATTAGCAGACCGTTACCGACAGATTGCATCATCTCCCCTCGTTGCCTCCACGTCTCagcttccctcctcttcctctgcaccTCCTCGTACATCTGGTGGGTGTAGTGTTCTCCTCCGTTCCACtgcaccatctcctccaccttctccaacaGCTCCGCCACCTGCGTGCGGTTGTCTCTGCGCGTGTTGTCGAATGCAACGTACCCCGCCTCGCAACTCCTGACTACTTCCTCGAGGTCAGGGCTTTTCTTTACGAAATCTTCAAGCTCCGTTCCCTTGAGATCGTCGACCCCGGTGAAAAGTATCATGGTGTATTTTAAAGCTTCTTCTCCGAAGTTCTCCTGAATCCACTTGGTGGCGTTCCTTTCTTCGTCTGTGAACCTGCCTCTCAGACTGATGACCAGCAGGAACACATGAGGACCGGGggaggacagatacacacactcctccatctccaccttcagCTGAGCTGGCATCATCTTCGTGTCGAAGACCCCCGGGGTGTCAATAACGTGGACGGTTCGGTTGTCGTAGTGACCGGTTTGTTTGGAACAACGGATCGTCACAGAGGATGGAGAAGGTTCCGCGAGAAAGGCCCCTGGTTTccccaggatggtgtttcctgttgCACCTCTTCCCTGTTCCTGTCTTCCCCACCAGAACGACCCTCAGATCAGAGGGCTGAACAGAATCTGTGGATCCAATGTACAAAACTCCAATGTGCAATAACACAACACTGTAGACAAACACCCCGGTCACAACAGCATGTGTCTGAGCCACAGCTTCACGTCATAATCCCAGTAATTATACATGTATAAAAAGTATTTCACTTATAAGTAGAAAAGTCACGCTAATGCATTAGTTTCGCATTTTTGATGCTGAACCACTTAGGGACTAAGGACCATGTAACACCAATGGTGACGTTTCTGcaataaactcatcaagttagtatgacagggcagataccagatgtagaccgtgaccatgtataaactcatcaagttagtatgacagggcagataccagatgtagaccgtgaccatgtataaactcatcaagttagtatgacagggcagataccagatgtagaccgtgaccatgtataaactcatcaagttagtatgacagggcagataccagatgtagaccgtgaccatgtataaactcatcaagttagtatgacagggcagataccagatgtagaccgtgaccatgtataaactcatcaagttagtatgacagggcagataccagatgtagaccgtgaccatgtataaactcatcaagttagtatgacagggcagataccagatgtagaccgtgaccatgtataaactcatcaagttagtatgacagggcagataccagatgtagaccgtgaccatgtataaactcatcaagttagtatgacagggcagataccagatgtagaccgtgaccatgtataaactcatcaagttagtatgacagggcagataccagatgtagaccgtgaccatgtataaactcatcaagttagtatgacagggcagataccagatgtagaccgtgaccatgtataaactcatcaagttagtatgacagggcagataccagatgtagaccgtgaccatgtataaactcatcaagttagtatgacagggcagataccagatgtagaccgtgaccatgtataaactcatcaagttagtatgacagggcagataccagatgtagaccgtg contains the following coding sequences:
- the LOC134016187 gene encoding LOW QUALITY PROTEIN: GTPase IMAP family member 2-like (The sequence of the model RefSeq protein was modified relative to this genomic sequence to represent the inferred CDS: deleted 1 base in 1 codon), yielding MTVVLLHIGVLYIGSTDSVQPSDLRVVLVGKTGTGKGATGNTILGKPGAFLAEPSPSSVTIRCSKQTGHYDNRTVHVIDTPGVFDTKMMPAQLKVEMEECVYLSSPGPHVFLLVISLRGRFTDEERNATKWIQENFGEEALKYTMILFTGVDDLKGTELEDFVKKSPDLEEVVRSCEAGYVAFDNTRRDNRTQVAELLEKVEEMVQWNGGEHYTHQMYEEVQRKRREAETWRQRGEMMQSVGNGLLMAAAGVATVACPPVGGVALVAGELAIGARLGAALMTVGGGVSKYLGSWMKPKADRQGRP